Proteins from a genomic interval of Rosa chinensis cultivar Old Blush chromosome 2, RchiOBHm-V2, whole genome shotgun sequence:
- the LOC112188072 gene encoding acid phosphatase 1, whose product MASSSSVRLLLLIVLVTIPASLSHTILQIPPNRHASEDRKLRADDNLFCDSWRFSVETNDAGTWDSIPSRCVGFVQDYMTGSRYASDSAAVANFSLAFGQAVKLGGDGKDAWVFDIDETLLSNLPYYEAHGFGSVTFDEEAFDEWVDLAEAPAIPASLNLYKGLQRLGFKIFLLTGRSEFQRNATVKNLLYSGYSDWERLLLRGPSDKGTLATEYKSKKRAELITEGYRLHGSSGDQWSDLSGFAVARRSFKLPNPMYYIA is encoded by the exons atggcctcctcctcctccgtccgcctcctcctcctcatcgtcCTCGTCACCATCCCCGCCTCCCTGTCCCACACCATCCTCCAAATCCCGCCGAACAGACACGCCTCCGAGGACCGCAAGCTCCGCGCCGACGACAACCTCTTCTGCGACAGCTGGCGGTTCTCCGTCGAGACCAACGACGCCGGAACCTGGGACAGCATTCCCTCCAGGTGCGTCGGATTCGTCCAGGACTACATGACCGGCTCCCGGTACGCCTCCGACTCGGCGGCCGTTGCTAATTTCTCGCTGGCGTTCGGTCAGGCGGTGAAGCTCGGCGGCGACGGCAAGGACGCCTGGGTGTTCGATATCGATGAGACTCTGCTGTCCAACTTGCCGTACTATGAGGCCCATGGGTTCGG ATCAGTGACATTCGATGAAGAAGCTTTTGATGAGTGGGTGGATTTGGCTGAGGCCCCTGCTATCCCAGCAAGTTTGAATCTGTACAAGGGGCTCCAACGGTTGGGTTTCAAGATTTTCCTGTTGACTGGGCGGAGCGAATTTCAGAGAAATGCCACGGTGAAAAACCTCCTATATTCAGGTTACAGTGACTGGGAGAGGCTGCTACTGAG GGGACCTTCAGATAAAGGAACACTCGCGACTGAATACAAATCCAAGAAGAGAGCAGAACTGATAACCGAAGGTTATCGACTTCATGGGAGCTCGGGAGATCAATGGAGTGACTTGTCGGGCTTTGCAGTTGCCCGACGATCCTTTAAACTTCCAAACCCAATGTATTATAttgcataa
- the LOC112188071 gene encoding leucine-rich repeat extensin-like protein 4 gives MKCWLLAFMLLHIIPTEAGFGVGGGVGVSVGPVGVGGGGSVWIGGGINGQNPPSGSSSSDLGRAYTALQAWKSAISDDPTKVLDTWVGPDVCSYKGVFCADSEDGQTFVAGIDLNHANLKGILVKELSFLTEMSLIHLNSNRFSGTIPDTFTDLNSLQELDLSNNQFSGPFPTTTLYIPNLIYLDLRFNNFTGSIPDELFNKNLDAIFLNNNQFEGELPQSLGNAQASVINLANNKFSGNFPSNFGFIGTKLKEILFLNNQLTGCIPEGVGLFSEIQVFDVSFNSLAGHLPDTISCLQEIEVLNLAHNKLSGVLPDLVCSLKSLVNLTVAYNFFSGFSQECAKLYYRNVGFDFSLNCIPGKNMQRPQPQCSLIPGGGLNCLRIPGAKPLVCGSVLPSSSPSSSSSP, from the coding sequence ATGAAGTGCTGGCTTCTGGCTTTTATGCTTCTACATATAATCCCCACAGAAGCTGGATttggtgttggtggtggtgtCGGTGTCAGTGTTGGCCCTGTTGGcgttggtggtggtggcagtGTTTGGATTGGTGGAGGCATCAATGGGCAAAATCCTCCATCTGGGTCTTCCTCCTCAGACCTTGGCAGAGCGTACACTGCTCTCCAAGCATGGAAATCAGCAATCTCTGATGACCCAACCAAGGTTTTGGACACTTGGGTTGGCCCAGATGTGTGTTCTTACAAAGGAGTCTTCTGTGCAGATTCTGAGGATGGCCAAACTTTTGTGGCTGGAATAGATCTCAACCATGCCAATCTCAAAGGCATTCTTGTCAAAGAGCTCTCCTTTCTGACTGAAATGTCCCTGATCCATCTCAACAGCAACAGATTTTCAGGCACAATTCCTGACACTTTCACAGACCTCAACTCTCTCCAAGAGCTTGACCTCAGTAACAACCAATTCTCAGGCCCCTTCCCCACCACCACATTATACATTCCCAACCTCATTTACCTTGACCTCAGATTCAACAACTTCACTGGTTCAATTCCTGATGAGCTCTTCAACAAAAACCTAGATGCAATTTTTCTCAACAACAACCAATTTGAAGGTGAGCTGCCTCAGAGTCTGGGGAATGCACAAGCTTCTGTCATCAATTTAGCTAATAACAAGTTCAGTGGCAACTTCCCAAGTAACTTTGGGTTCATTGGCACCAAATTGAAGGAGATTTTGTTCCTCAATAATCAACTAACTGGTTGCATCCCTGAGGGAGTTGGCCTTTTCTCTGAGATCCAAGTCTTTGATGTGAGCTTCAACTCTCTGGCGGGCCATTTGCCAGACACAATCTCTTGCCTCCAAGAAATTGAAGTACTCAACTTGGCACACAACAAGCTCTCTGGGGTTTTGCCAGACCTTGTTTGCTCTCTGAAAAGCCTAGTCAATCTGACTGTTGCTTATAATTTCTTTTCTGGGTTCAGCCAGGAATGTGCCAAATTGTATTACAGGAATGTTGGGTTTGATTTCTCATTGAATTGCATTCCTGGGAAGAACATGCAGAGACCTCAGCCTCAGTGTTCTTTGATTCCTGGAGGTGGTTTAAATTGTCTGAGAATTCCTGGTGCAAAGCCTCTTGTTTGTGGCTCAGTCCTACCAAgctcatcaccatcatcatcatcatctccatGA